From Candidatus Dadabacteria bacterium, the proteins below share one genomic window:
- a CDS encoding ankyrin repeat domain-containing protein, with product MKTETKGGRTALIRAAKEGDTNKIRKLLKAGANIEAKDNEGRTALIIATEYERSQAMGLLLKAGADTEARAKKRRRTSLMIAAARSGTGRVAELLKAGANTEAKDNEGRTALIIATEYERSQAMGLLLKAGADTEARAKKRRRTSLMIAAARSGTGRVAELLKAGANTEAKDNEGKTALIIAAENGHSQTTAELLEAGADIEAKDKYGGTALIVAVGNEHHKVTAELLKAGAAKGENGRKLHKATALREARDLWEKTRKTNISSKTTLIKATKKAIPTRYENC from the coding sequence ATGAAAACAGAAACCAAAGGCGGCAGGACCGCCCTGATAAGGGCTGCAAAAGAAGGCGATACCAATAAGATACGGAAATTGCTGAAAGCAGGGGCAAACATAGAAGCAAAGGATAATGAGGGTAGGACGGCTCTTATAATCGCAACAGAATATGAGCGCTCTCAAGCAATGGGGTTACTGTTGAAAGCAGGAGCGGATACAGAGGCAAGAGCAAAGAAGCGCAGACGGACATCTCTGATGATTGCGGCGGCAAGAAGCGGAACAGGTAGGGTGGCTGAACTACTGAAAGCAGGGGCAAACACAGAAGCAAAAGATAATGAGGGCAGGACGGCTCTTATAATCGCAACAGAATATGAGCGCTCTCAAGCAATGGGGTTACTGTTGAAAGCAGGAGCGGATACAGAGGCAAGAGCAAAGAAGCGCAGACGGACATCTCTGATGATTGCGGCGGCAAGAAGCGGAACAGGTAGGGTGGCTGAACTACTGAAAGCAGGGGCAAATACAGAAGCAAAGGATAATGAGGGTAAGACGGCTCTTATAATCGCAGCAGAAAACGGGCACTCTCAAACAACGGCGGAGCTACTGGAAGCGGGAGCAGACATAGAAGCAAAAGATAAATATGGCGGAACAGCCCTTATAGTAGCAGTAGGAAACGAACATCATAAAGTAACGGCGGAACTACTGAAAGCAGGAGCGGCAAAAGGTGAAAATGGCAGAAAACTTCACAAAGCAACAGCCCTTCGGGAAGCAAGAGACCTCTGGGAGAAAACAAGAAAAACCAATATAAGTAGCAAGACCACCCTAATAAAGGCTACCAAAAAGGCGATACCAACAAGATACGAGAATTGCTGA
- a CDS encoding endonuclease NucS, with the protein MLKTGANIEAKDNRGRTALIIATEYEHSQAMGLLLKAGADTEARREMRRWTPLMIAARFETSNLAELLKAGADTEAKDNEGKTALIIAAEYGCSQATAELLKAKADIEAKDTYGRTALRVATGKRRHKVTAQLLKAGARVEEAKAGAKVGEARETNIKVQSPDAHKVSFSTEAELENFICSHWYHTIFGNAFDIYKDTEGRSGKQYPTDLRERIDILAISNDKETFLVIELKVGKAPDTVVAQCQRYMGFVKDKVAKNGQKVRGAIVATEKDKKMERALSEASNVDFYTYKVDYKAVQMSRVE; encoded by the coding sequence TTGCTGAAAACAGGGGCAAACATAGAAGCAAAAGATAACCGAGGCAGGACGGCTCTTATAATCGCAACAGAATACGAGCACTCTCAAGCAATGGGGTTACTGTTGAAAGCGGGAGCAGATACAGAAGCAAGGAGAGAGATGCGTAGGTGGACACCTCTGATGATTGCGGCAAGATTTGAAACAAGTAATCTGGCGGAACTGCTGAAAGCAGGGGCAGACACAGAAGCAAAGGATAATGAGGGCAAGACAGCCCTTATAATCGCAGCAGAATACGGGTGCTCTCAAGCAACGGCGGAGTTACTGAAAGCGAAGGCAGACATAGAAGCAAAGGATACATATGGCAGAACAGCCCTTAGAGTAGCAACAGGAAAAAGACGCCATAAAGTAACGGCGCAACTGCTGAAGGCAGGGGCGAGAGTAGAGGAAGCGAAGGCAGGGGCAAAAGTAGGGGAAGCAAGAGAAACCAATATAAAAGTTCAGAGCCCGGATGCCCATAAAGTTTCTTTCTCCACAGAAGCGGAGTTAGAAAACTTTATTTGTTCGCATTGGTACCACACTATCTTTGGCAATGCTTTTGACATTTACAAAGACACGGAAGGGCGAAGCGGCAAGCAATACCCCACGGACCTGAGAGAGCGGATTGATATTCTTGCCATAAGCAATGACAAGGAAACTTTTCTTGTCATTGAACTGAAAGTGGGCAAAGCCCCCGATACCGTTGTCGCACAATGCCAGCGTTACATGGGCTTTGTCAAAGACAAAGTGGCAAAGAACGGCCAGAAAGTGCGGGGAGCCATAGTAGCCACAGAAAAAGACAAGAAGATGGAACGGGCTTTGTCAGAAGCATCTAATGTTGACTTCTACACCTACAAGGTTGACTATAAGGCCGTTCAAATGAGCAGAGTTGAGTGA
- a CDS encoding DUF177 domain-containing protein, giving the protein MRANTGFAVPEMVFSQNEIGSERLLFEVSKSAGWLTNIEEMADGSGETTLGSRILFSAGVEKIGAQLHVCGEVSFEVVSRCSRCLGSAKERVRSPIESFLPMPGGGNVIDISDDMREHVAMAMPQRVVCRSECKGLCAGCGANLNEGFCDCASDRTDPRLGALKDARTA; this is encoded by the coding sequence ATGCGCGCAAATACCGGATTTGCGGTGCCCGAAATGGTTTTCAGTCAGAACGAAATAGGGTCGGAACGACTGCTTTTTGAAGTGTCAAAAAGCGCCGGGTGGCTGACCAATATAGAAGAAATGGCGGACGGCAGCGGGGAAACAACCCTCGGCTCCCGCATTCTTTTCAGCGCGGGCGTTGAGAAGATCGGCGCACAACTGCATGTCTGCGGCGAAGTGTCGTTTGAGGTTGTGTCGCGCTGCTCAAGATGCCTCGGCTCTGCAAAAGAACGGGTGCGCAGCCCGATAGAGTCCTTTCTGCCCATGCCCGGCGGCGGAAACGTCATAGACATCTCGGACGATATGAGGGAACATGTGGCAATGGCAATGCCGCAGAGAGTGGTGTGCCGGAGCGAGTGCAAAGGACTTTGCGCCGGATGCGGGGCAAACTTGAATGAAGGTTTCTGCGATTGCGCAAGCGACCGGACTGACCCGCGCCTCGGCGCGCTGAAAGACGCCCGGACGGCCTGA
- the rpmF gene encoding 50S ribosomal protein L32 → MAVPKRKTSTSKSRKRRTHYKAAVPASSMCPECNEKMHPHRACPHCGYYKGKTYMRETGEAEDDGDE, encoded by the coding sequence ATGGCGGTTCCAAAAAGAAAAACATCAACATCAAAATCAAGGAAGAGAAGAACGCACTACAAAGCGGCCGTGCCCGCCAGTTCCATGTGCCCCGAATGCAACGAGAAGATGCACCCCCACAGAGCCTGCCCCCACTGCGGCTACTACAAGGGGAAAACCTACATGAGAGAAACCGGAGAAGCGGAGGATGACGGGGACGAATGA
- the fabD gene encoding ACP S-malonyltransferase: protein MTSFVFPGQGSQSVGMGKDLCDNFAEARAVFEEAGDAISGDMKALCFDSDEQTLSLTFNAQPAILTVSIAALAVLRSEKDIKPGFVAGHSLGEYSALVCAGAIDFADAVRTVRERGRFMQETVAAGDGAMAAIIGLGREEVGNICKECSEDGGGVWPANYNSPEQTVISGVAGAVERTSATALERGAKRAIPLKVSAPFHCPLMKPAAEKLAGFLEGVAIGDVEIPVVTNLHAKENSDPAKVKGILLDQITNPVRWTESVSRMAEKGTDRFIEIGPGRALCGLIRRTAAGAETLNLEMAEQLNRI from the coding sequence ATGACATCGTTTGTTTTCCCCGGACAAGGTTCGCAAAGTGTCGGCATGGGAAAAGACCTGTGCGACAACTTTGCCGAGGCGCGCGCCGTCTTTGAAGAGGCGGGCGACGCCATATCAGGCGATATGAAAGCGCTGTGCTTTGACTCCGATGAGCAGACCCTCAGCCTGACCTTCAACGCCCAGCCCGCCATACTGACCGTGAGCATCGCGGCGCTTGCCGTGTTGCGGAGTGAAAAGGATATAAAGCCCGGCTTTGTGGCGGGACACAGCCTCGGAGAGTATTCCGCGCTTGTGTGCGCGGGCGCAATTGATTTTGCGGACGCGGTGCGGACGGTGAGGGAAAGAGGCCGGTTTATGCAGGAGACGGTTGCGGCGGGAGACGGAGCGATGGCCGCAATCATAGGGCTCGGAAGGGAAGAGGTCGGGAACATATGCAAAGAATGCTCCGAAGACGGCGGGGGCGTGTGGCCGGCAAACTACAACTCACCGGAACAGACAGTAATATCCGGAGTGGCGGGCGCGGTGGAAAGAACATCCGCAACCGCCCTTGAGCGCGGGGCGAAAAGGGCGATTCCCCTGAAAGTCAGCGCGCCGTTCCACTGCCCGCTTATGAAACCGGCGGCGGAAAAACTCGCCGGTTTTCTGGAAGGCGTCGCCATAGGAGATGTTGAAATTCCGGTTGTAACAAACCTTCACGCGAAAGAGAATTCAGACCCCGCAAAGGTGAAAGGGATTCTGCTTGACCAGATAACAAATCCGGTCAGGTGGACGGAATCGGTTTCACGAATGGCGGAGAAAGGGACGGACAGATTTATTGAAATAGGGCCCGGCAGGGCGCTGTGCGGACTCATAAGAAGAACGGCGGCGGGGGCGGAAACCCTCAATCTTGAAATGGCGGAACAGTTAAATAGGATTTAG
- the fabG gene encoding 3-oxoacyl-[acyl-carrier-protein] reductase, which yields MLENKTALVTGGSRGIGRQTATDLATEGCHVIVNYHSSPDAANETLEAIEKSGGSGEVLKFDVSDYGATEKALSPVVNKRGIDIVVNNAGITRDKLFVRMAEKDWDAVVDTNLKGIFNCTKAVVRSMLKKRYGRIINITSVVGEMGNPGQINYSSAKAGIIGFTRSAAKEFASRGVTVNAVSPGFVETDITAPIPEEMKSAYLESIPLGRYGTVEDISGAVIFLASEKASYITGEVIRVNGGLYI from the coding sequence ATGCTGGAAAACAAAACGGCGCTTGTTACCGGAGGGTCAAGGGGGATAGGAAGACAGACCGCAACAGACCTTGCAACCGAGGGATGCCATGTGATAGTCAACTACCACTCAAGCCCGGATGCGGCAAACGAAACCCTTGAAGCAATTGAAAAAAGCGGGGGCAGCGGAGAGGTGTTGAAGTTTGATGTTTCAGACTACGGGGCAACGGAAAAAGCGCTCTCCCCGGTTGTGAACAAAAGGGGAATTGACATAGTGGTCAACAACGCCGGCATTACCAGAGACAAACTTTTTGTCAGAATGGCGGAGAAAGACTGGGACGCGGTTGTTGACACCAACCTCAAGGGCATATTCAACTGCACAAAAGCGGTTGTGAGAAGCATGCTTAAAAAGAGATACGGAAGGATAATAAACATCACTTCCGTTGTCGGGGAGATGGGCAATCCGGGGCAGATAAACTACTCCTCGGCAAAGGCCGGTATAATAGGGTTCACGCGGTCGGCGGCAAAGGAGTTCGCCTCGCGCGGGGTAACCGTGAACGCCGTCAGCCCGGGGTTTGTGGAGACCGACATAACCGCCCCCATACCGGAAGAGATGAAAAGCGCCTACCTTGAATCCATACCGCTTGGCAGATACGGAACAGTGGAAGACATCTCCGGAGCGGTCATCTTTCTGGCGTCCGAAAAGGCGTCATACATCACCGGAGAGGTCATAAGGGTAAACGGCGGTCTTTACATTTAG
- the acpP gene encoding acyl carrier protein, which translates to MSQEKETEMAGKIKSMIAQQFGKSADEIELEMSFIDDLGADSLDLVELVMSIEDEFGIEILDEDVEKIATVQDAIDFISKEN; encoded by the coding sequence ATGTCTCAAGAAAAAGAAACGGAAATGGCGGGCAAAATCAAAAGCATGATTGCCCAGCAATTCGGCAAATCAGCCGATGAAATTGAACTTGAAATGTCATTCATTGACGACCTCGGAGCCGACTCCCTTGACCTCGTGGAACTTGTAATGTCCATAGAGGATGAGTTCGGCATTGAGATTCTTGATGAAGATGTGGAGAAGATAGCCACCGTTCAGGACGCGATTGACTTCATCAGCAAGGAGAACTGA
- the fabF gene encoding beta-ketoacyl-ACP synthase II yields the protein MARRVVITGLGLITPLGIGNKETWEGVCSGRSGIGPITRFDVSGHKTRIAGELKGFNAGDFMTEKEARRDDPFIHYAVAATRLALEDSGIEVTDELSPRLGVIVASGIGGTITYCDMVRTLDKKGPSRVSPFFIPNVVTNMAAGYISIKFNARGPNCSTTTACAASGHSLSLAAMLIKNGDADAMIAGGSEAPLVSLTVAGFNVIKALSTRNDEPEAASRPFDMDRDGFILSEGAGIVILEEFERAKARGADIYAEVLGAGMSGDAHHITAPSLDGPVRCMRMALENSGLNPEDIDYINAHGTSTKLNDANETAAVKEVFGERAHKIPVSSTKSMTGHMLGAAGTVEACLTALAIKNSVIPPTINQGTKDPECDLDYVPNEARGGKLKTAISNTYGFGGTNSVIALGRVE from the coding sequence ATGGCTCGCAGGGTCGTTATCACCGGACTCGGTCTCATAACTCCTCTCGGTATAGGAAACAAAGAAACATGGGAAGGCGTCTGCTCCGGCAGGAGCGGCATCGGGCCTATAACCAGATTTGACGTTTCGGGGCATAAAACCCGCATAGCGGGCGAGTTGAAGGGTTTCAACGCCGGGGATTTCATGACCGAGAAAGAAGCCCGCAGGGATGACCCCTTTATCCATTACGCCGTTGCCGCCACCCGCCTTGCCCTTGAAGATTCGGGCATTGAGGTAACCGATGAACTCTCTCCGAGGCTGGGGGTTATTGTGGCGTCGGGCATCGGCGGGACGATAACCTACTGCGACATGGTGCGGACTCTTGACAAAAAGGGGCCCTCCAGAGTTTCGCCGTTTTTCATTCCCAATGTTGTAACAAACATGGCTGCGGGCTATATCTCCATAAAGTTCAACGCGCGCGGGCCCAACTGCAGCACCACAACCGCATGCGCGGCAAGCGGGCATTCGCTTTCGCTTGCGGCAATGCTGATAAAGAACGGCGATGCGGACGCGATGATAGCCGGCGGGAGCGAAGCCCCTCTGGTTTCCCTCACAGTGGCGGGCTTCAATGTGATCAAGGCGCTGTCCACCAGAAACGATGAGCCCGAAGCGGCCTCAAGGCCGTTTGATATGGACAGAGACGGCTTCATCCTCTCCGAGGGGGCGGGGATAGTAATCCTTGAAGAGTTTGAGCGGGCGAAAGCGCGCGGGGCGGATATATACGCCGAAGTGCTGGGAGCGGGAATGAGCGGAGACGCGCATCACATCACCGCGCCCTCCCTTGACGGCCCCGTCCGGTGCATGCGCATGGCTCTTGAAAACTCCGGCCTGAACCCCGAAGATATTGACTACATCAACGCCCACGGCACTTCAACAAAACTTAACGACGCCAATGAGACCGCCGCCGTCAAAGAGGTGTTCGGAGAAAGGGCGCACAAAATTCCGGTCAGTTCAACCAAGTCAATGACCGGGCACATGCTCGGAGCGGCCGGAACCGTTGAGGCGTGCCTGACCGCTCTGGCGATAAAGAACTCCGTCATACCGCCGACAATCAATCAGGGGACAAAAGACCCCGAATGCGACCTTGACTATGTGCCCAACGAAGCGCGGGGCGGAAAACTGAAAACCGCCATCTCAAACACCTACGGCTTTGGCGGCACAAACTCCGTAATAGCTCTGGGTCGTGTAGAATAA